A single Capricornis sumatraensis isolate serow.1 chromosome 20, serow.2, whole genome shotgun sequence DNA region contains:
- the ZSCAN22 gene encoding LOW QUALITY PROTEIN: zinc finger and SCAN domain-containing protein 22 (The sequence of the model RefSeq protein was modified relative to this genomic sequence to represent the inferred CDS: inserted 2 bases in 2 codons; substituted 1 base at 1 genomic stop codon): protein MAMPKSCLSPVPWEQDGFLRVKMEEEEASLSQVQESSFGHTVHPEAARLRFQHFCFEEASSPHEALAGLWELCRQWLQPETHSKEQMLELLVLQQFLGTWPPEIQSWVGAQCPKSGEGAAVLVEGLTRALDKRGWVLGSELTDASCKQSGSEESEPWDRAAETLGGGTPPRATFGGDCESRGGSQRQMDVRKTSGPYKEGPPAQPSCDAGALGDSPHMRPDLTSREKTPSEERWDPPDGCGTEPPGTCSGRKPPTCGEWAKTLQSPSEARQKSQARQKSQARQKSPARRTPYTXSECGKAFGRSAHLAQPRGVHTGAKPHACMDCGKPFARLAHLSQHRRVHTGEKPCACGERDKASRRSTHLSQRGWTHTGERPCTCDACGQAFSQSTRLTQRQCVRTAEKPXGQRLRPCLQRPRRAVRHLRAHCGXKPCQGRAGRKAWAQSSSLLGRQRVHTGEKPYRCIGCGKAFSRSSARMVRLRLHVSVLPRRRSPGEEPESRRARTGDWCVPETTRGFRAESAAAGGQRFLQGCGRRLSRPGRPPLPTQGHPRTAESGRGVGP, encoded by the exons ATGGCCATGCCCAAGAGCTGCCTGAGCCCAGTGCCCTGGGAACAGGATGGCTTTCTCCGGgtgaagatggaggaggaggaggccagtCTCTCCCAGGTCCAGGAATCTAGCTTTGGCCACACCGTCCACCCTGAGGCTGCACGCCTGCGCTTCCAGCACTTCTGCTTTGAGGAGGCGTCCAGCCCTCACGAGGCACTGGCCGGGCTCTGGGAGCTCTGCCGCCAGTGGCTGCAGCCCGAGACACACTCCAAGGAGCAGATGCTGGAGCTGCTGGTGCTGCAGCAGTTCCTGGGCACGTGGCCCCCCGAGATCCAGTCTTGGGTGGGCGCTCAGTGCCCCAAGAGTGGCGAGGGGGCTGCTGTGCTGGTGGAGGGTCTGACTCGGGCACTGGACAAGAGAG GCTGGGTGCTGGGATCTGAGCTCACAGACGCCAGCTGTAAGCAGAGTGGTTCGGAGGAGTCGGAGCCCTGGGACAGGGCTGCCGAAACCCTGGGAGGAGGGACTCCCCCGCGAGCCACCTTTGGTGGTGACTGTGAATCCCGGGGCGGCTCACAGAGGCAG ATGGATGTCAGGAAAACGTCAGGGCCTTACAAGGAggggcccccagcccagcccagctgtgACGCTGGTGCCCTGGGGGACAGCCCCCACATGCGGCCAGACCTCACCTCCCGAGAGAAGACTCCCTCTGAGGAGAGATGGGATCCACCGGATGGTTGTGGGACAGAGCCTCCAGGCACGTGCTCAGGGAGGAAGCCCCCCACGTGTGGAGAGTGGGCGAAGACCCTCCAGAGCCCCTCGGAGGCCCGCCAGAAGAGCCAGGCCCGCCAGAAGAGCCAGGCCCGCCAGAAGAGCCCGGCCCGCAGGACGCCCTACA GCAGCGAGTGTGGGAAAGCCTTCGGCCGGAGCGCGCACCTGGCCCAGCCCCGGGGGGTGCACACGGGGGCCAAGCCCCACGCGTGCATGGACTGCGGCAAGCCCTTCGCTCGGCTCGCCCACCTGAGCCAACACCGGAGGGTGCACACCGGTGAGAAGCCCTGCGCCTGCGGAGAGCGCGACAAGGCCTCCCGCCGCAGCACCCACCTCAGCCAGCGCGGGTGGACGCACACGGGCGAGCGGCCCTGCACGTGCGACGCGTGCGGCCAGGCCTTCAGCCAGAGCACGCGTCTGACCCAGCGCCAGTGCGTGCGCACAGCCGAGAAGCCCTGAGGGCAGCGCCTGCGGCCGTGCCTTCAGCGACCGCGCCGCGCGGTGCGGCACCTGCGGGCGCACTGCG CGAAGCCCTGCCAGGGCCGGGCGGGCCGCAAGGCCTGGGCGCAGAGCTCCTCCCTCCTGGGGCGCCAGCGCGTGCACACCGGCGAGAAGCCCTACCGCTGCATCGGCTGCGGGAAGGCCTTCAGCCGCAGCTCGGCCCGCATGGTTCGCCTGCGCCTGCACGTCAGCGTCCTCCCGCGGCGGCGCAGCCCTGGCGAGGAACCGGAATCCAGAAGAGCCAGGACTGGGGACTGGTGCGTCCCCGAAACGACACGGGGCTTCCGGGCAGAGTCTGCGGCTGCCGGGGGCCAGCGCTTCCTTcagggctgtggaaggaggctctCCAGGCCAGGCCGCCCTCCGCTGCCCACTCAGGGCCATCCCAGGACAGCTGAATCCGGGCGGGGCGTTGGTCCGTGA
- the A1BG gene encoding alpha-1B-glycoprotein has product MSARAALLLLWGLALSPVTEQATFFDPRPSLWAEASSPLAPWANVTLTCQSPLPTLEFQLLKDGVGQEPVHLESPAHEHRFPLGPVTSTTRGLYSCRYKGNDDWISPSKPVDVTGAEPLPPPSLSTSPVSWITPGLNTTLLCLSGLRGVTFLLRQEGEDQFVEVAEAPEATQASFPVHRAGNYSCSYRTHAAGTPSEPSATVTVEELAPPPAPTLTVDRESAPVLRPGSPASLTCVAPLSGVDFQLRRGAEEQLVPRASTSPDRVFFLLSALAAGDGGGYTCRYRLRSELAAWSRDSAPAELVLSDGTLPAPELSAEPAILSPTPGALVQLRCRAPRAGMRFALVREDAGGSRVQRVLSPAGPEAQFELRGVSAVDSGNYSCVYTDTSPPFAGSKPSATLELRVDGPLPRPQLRALWTGALTPGRDAVLRCEAQVPDVSFLLLRAGEEEPLAVAWSTNRSADLVLTHVGRQHAGTYSCRYRTGGSRSLLSELSDPVELQVAGS; this is encoded by the exons ATGTCTGCTCGGGCAGCCCTCCTGCTGCTCTGGG GTCTGGCCCTGAGCCCGGTGACTGAGCAGGCGACGT TCTTCGACCCCAGGCCATCCCTGTGGGCCGAGGCCAGCTCACCGCTGGCACCCTGGGCCAACGTGACGCTGACCTGCCAGAGCCCGCTGCCAACCCTGGAGTTCCAGCTCCTCAAGGATGGCGTGGGCCAGGAACCGGTGCACCTGGAGTCCCCTGCTCACGAGCACAGGTTCCCACTGGGACCAGTGACCAGCACCACCCGGGGCCTCTACAGCTGCCGCTACAAGGGCAACGACGATTGGATCAGCCCGAGCAAGCCGGTGGACGTGACGGGAGCAG agcccctgcccccaccctcgcTCTCAACCAGTCCCGTGTCCTGGATCACACCTGGCCTGAACACCACGCTGCTGTGCCTCTCGGGACTTCGAGGTGTGACCTTCCTGCTGAGGCAGGAAGGCGAGGATCAGTTTGTGGAGGTGGCTGAGGCCCCAGAGGCCACGCAAGCCTCCTTCCCGGTCCACCGGGCTGGGAACTACAGCTGCAGCTACCGGACCCACGCGGCAGGCACCCCCTCGGAGCCCAGTGCCACAGTGACCGTAGAGGAGCTGG ccccGCCGCCGGCGCCCACGCTGACGGTGGACAGGGAGTCGGCCCCGGTCCTGAGGCCGGGCTCGCCTGCCTCGCTCACCTGCGTGGCGCCCCTGAGCGGCGTGGACTTCCAGCTGCGGCGGGGCGCGGAGGAGCAGCTGGTACCCCGGGCCAGCACCAGTCCGGACCGCGTCTTCTTCCTGCTGAGCGCACTGGCCGCGGGCGACGGAGGCGGCTACACCTGCCGCTACCGGCTGCGCAGCGAGCTGGCCGCCTGGTCCCGAGACAGTGCGCCGGCCGAGCTGGTGCTGAGCGACG GGACGCTCCCCGCGCCGGAGCTGTCGGCCGAACCCGCGATCCTGAGTCCCACGCCGGGCGCGCTGGTGCAGCTGCGGTGCCGGGCACCCCGCGCCGGCATGCGCTTCGCCCTGGTGCGCGAGGACGCGGGCGGGAGCCGGGTGCAGCGCGTCCTGAGCCCCGCGGGCCCCGAGGCCCAATTCGAGCTGCGCGGCGTCTCGGCGGTGGACTCGGGCAACTACAGCTGCGTCTACACGGACACGTCGCCGCCCTTCGCGGGTTCCAAGCCTAGCGCGACCCTGGAGCTGCGCGTTGACG GACCGCTGCCCAGGCCGCAGCTCCGGGCCCTGTGGACTGGGGCCTTGACTCCGGGCCGCGATGCCGTCCTGCGCTGCGAGGCCCAGGTGCCCGACgtctccttcctgctgctgcGCGCGGGCGAAGAGGAGCCCTTGGCGGTGGCTTGGTCCACCAACCGCTCCGCGGACCTGGTGCTGACCCACGTGGGCCGCCAGCACGCCGGCACATACAGCTGCCGCTACCGCACCGGCGGGTCCCGCTCCTTGCTGTCTGAGCTCAGCGACCCGGTGGAGCTCCAGGTGGCAG GAAGCTGA
- the RPS5 gene encoding small ribosomal subunit protein uS7 — translation MTEWETAAPAVAETPDIKLFGKWSTDDVQINDISLQDYIAVKEKYAKYLPHSAGRYAAKRFRKAQCPIVERLTNSMMMHGRNNGKKLMTVRIVKHAFEIIHLLTGENPLQVLVNAIINSGPREDSTRIGRAGTVRRQAVDVSPLRRVNQAIWLLCTGAREAAFRNIKTIAECLADELINAAKGSSNSYAIKKKDELERVAKSNR, via the exons ATGACGGAGTGGGAAACAGCTGCACCTGCAGTAGCAGAGACCCCCGACATCAAGCTCTTTGGAAAGTGGAGCACCGATGACGTGCAGATCAATGACATTTCTCTGCAG GATTACATTGCTGTCAAGGAGAAGTACGCCAAGTACCTGCCCCACAGCGCGGGCCGCTATGCGGCCAAGCGCTTCCGCAAGGCGCAGTGCCCCATCGTGGAGCGCCTCACCAACTCCATGATGATGCACGGCCGCAACAATGGCAAGAAGCTCATGACCGTGCGCATCGTCAAGCACGCCTTCGAGATCATCCACCTGCTCACTGGCGAG AACCCCCTGCAGGTCCTGGTGAACGCCATCATCAACAGCGGCCCCCGGGAGGACTCCACCCGCATTGGGCGAGCTGGAACAGTGAGGCGGCAGGCCGTGGACGTGTCCCCACTGCGCCGTGTGAATCAG GCCATCTGGCTGCTCTGTACCGGCGCCCGGGAGGCCGCCTTCCGGAACATCAAGACCATTGCCGAGTGCCTGGCGGATGAACTCATCAACGCAGCTAAG GGCTCTTCCAACTCCTACGCCATCAAGAAGAAGGACGAGCTGGAGCGCGTGGCCAAGTCCAACCGCTGA
- the RNF225 gene encoding RING finger protein 225 has product MPCPRPPWLRRPRAPRGSGPSTPGSACTPRSPGRGQGEDEGGEEEADGSPGPMLAPASPVECLICVSPFDGVFKLPKSLDCGHVFCLECLARLSLATAGGGAAVACPVCRAPTRLAPRRGLPALPTQLGLLPGPARAPPAPPGSVRFDRRRGLLYLRPPPPGPGPRKARAPPPPPPPPPLRLGRPLSRRLSLARPAWLFHAAVVLAVLVAAGLVVSGAYIFFLIPRATTSHPARPQLVALAPAPGLSWFPPRPTAQALRPPGWTPLPAAPDPDSSPDPDAAPSGVSEDALEPEGLPKDTETLAGPSERARGAEAGPGRTPRARGVGTRG; this is encoded by the coding sequence ATGCCCTGCCCTCGGCCGCCCTGGCTCCGCCGCCCGCGGGCCCCGCGGGGCTCGGGCCCCAGCACCCCGGGCTCCGCGTGCACCCCGCGCTCCCCCGGCAGGGGGCAGGGTGAGGACGAGGGCGGCGAGGAGGAAGCGGACGGCAGCCCGGGCCCCATGCTGGCCCCCGCCTCCCCGGTGGAGTGCCTCATCTGCGTGTCGCCCTTCGACGGCGTGTTCAAGCTGCCCAAGAGCCTGGACTGCGGCCACGTCTTCTGCCTCGAGTGCCTGGCGCGCCTGTCGCTGGCCACGGCGGGCGGCGGCGCGGCGGTGGCCTGCCCGGTGTGCCGCGCGCCCACGCGCCTGGCCCCGCGCCGCGGGCTCCCCGCGCTGCCCACGCAGCTCGGCCTGCTGCCCGGCCCCGCGCGCGCCCCGCCGGCGCCCCCGGGCTCCGTGCGCTTCGACCGCCGGCGCGGCCTGCTCTACCtgcggccgccgccgcccgggCCCGGGCCGCGCAAGGcccgcgcgccgccgccgccgccgccgccgccgccgctgcgccTCGGCCGCCCGCTGTCGCGCCGCCTGTCGCTGGCGCGCCCGGCCTGGCTCTTCCACGCGGCCGTCGTCCTGGCCGTGCTGGTGGCCGCGGGGCTCGTGGTTTCGGGCGCCTACATCTTCTTCCTCATCCCGCGCgccaccacctcccaccccgcGCGGCCCCAGCTCGTGGCGCTCGCTCCGGCGCCCGGCCTCTCCTGGTTCCCGCCTCGGCCCACCGCCCAGGCGCTCCGGCCCCCCGGCTGGACGCCGCTCCCCGCGGCCCCCGACCCGGACTCGAGTCCTGACCCGGACGCTGCCCCATCGGGGGTTTCGGAGGACGCGCTGGAGCCCGAGGGGCTCCCCAAGGACACAGAGACACTTGCTGGGCCCTCGGAGCGCGCGCGGGGGGCGGAGGCTGGCCCTGGCCGGACTCCGCGGGCACGGGGCGTGGGGACGCGGGGGTAG